The following nucleotide sequence is from Scheffersomyces stipitis CBS 6054 chromosome 4, complete sequence.
CAAACTCTCGGACATCACCCGTGGAGTAATATACGGGATTTATTACTCACGGCAGCATTTATTCCACTCATACTTTATCATTCCTCTTGGGATCATTGTACTATTCGCAGTATTGTACGGTTTGAACCAGATCCTAGCCAACGTAATCCGGATTCGGTTTCCAGCCTCAGTATTGGGCATGTTGATTAATCTTGTAGTGTTAGTTGTTCTCAACTTGGTAGCAAACATTAGACTGAACCATCCGGAAAAAGGAGGTGTTCTCACTAGCATCAGCAAGGGTTCTGCTTGGCTCTTGACAAACTATTTGACAATAACGAAACCGCCCATGAACTTCTCGTTGAAGTGGATCAAcgttttcttcattccCTCGTTTATCATCTTGCCTCTTTCTGACCCTATCACGTTCATGGAGTGTCTCAAGATCGCTGGTGTGTTTGTTTTTGGTTTTCTACTTTTGTTTTGTGTGGACGTCTATGCCATCATTGGCTTGAAATGGACACTTAACCATTTTGGAATCTTCCGCGACGACACGAAAGTATCCGAGGCCACAAACTCAGACGATGAAACcaacaacgacgaagagAGTGAAAATGAGGATATTGAGTTAGAAATTATTCCTTCTAGAGGTTTCAATTCTCATATGAGAGACGATATCACCACTATTGATATCCAGAGCTTGCATCCTACGCGAACTGAGCCTAGTAACAATGTTATTCGTCATAGCTCAGTATCCGAAAACCCATTCGACGGAGGAAATGTCTCTACATTGAGCGAGTTGACTCCAGAAAACCTCATTCATCCTGCTCCCATACATCAAAGAGCTCACAGCATTGCAACACCAGACCCGCATTTGCAATTACGTTCCCCAGATTCGGCTCCTACCATTATGGTTTCACCGGAAAGCGAAGACgaaattgaatttgataGAAACAGTGCACGGCTGTCATCAGATAcagttgcttcttctgagaTTTTCTCTCCCAAGCTCAGTGAAAAGTCGAAAAAAATTGTAGTCTTCATCACTTCGTATTTCGATTGGATATTGTATTGTGTTCTCTTTGTTGTTTCGCTTCCCTTATACTACATTTCGTCACTACATGTGTTCTTGCCGTATCATTTGGGTATCACTATCTTGGCTTACTATATAGCTTTGCTCATTCCTCAAAAATGGCCCTCCACCAAAAAGTTCGCTCATCCCATCTTGATCCTGACGCTTGAAATCCTTTTCGTGTGTTTCATAGGCTCTCTCATCTACCATAGAGGTGAACTCAAAGGATTTCTCGATGACTTGCGCTTCTATAAGACTGGCAAAAATTACTtaaacttgttcaacaaccaaATCATGCTTGACAATGGGCAACAGTCTTCAATACCAGACGATAACTTCACAGCCACACCCATCTGGCCCGGTTGCGGCGATGTCCTCAGTTCTCTCATGGATATCTCCATTGTCTCGTTATCTTTGCCAATGTTCACGCATAGAAAGGACTTCGTTCGCAACTTCTGGGTCTTGATGCCCCCTATACTTTTATCAGTTGCGCTTACGTTTTTCATTTACCCCGTAGTCAGCTTCAATATCGGCATCGAGTCGGAGCGGTCGATAGGGTTCATAGGCCGTTCCGTTACTCTTGCACTCGGCACGCCGTTGATAGAGGGACTCGGAGGTTCAGTATCGCTCATGGCTGTTTGCACTATTCTCAGTGGAATCTGTGGGGTGCTTATCGGAGATACTCTTTTCGACTTATTGCGCGTCGCCAAAAACGATTACGTCACACGAGGTGTAAGTCTTGGAATAAATTGTGGAGCTATTGCTACAGCCCATTTGCTCAACGTAGACCCAAGAGCAGCCTCCATGAGCTCATTGAGCTTCAGCGTTTTTGGCACTGTCATGGTCGTCATGGCCAGCGTGGGTGCTGTCAGAGACATGATCCGGAGCTGGGTAGGACTATAGTATACGATCTAGAATTCATCACGTGACACGCgtctgaaaatttcagatATTAGTATGGTTAATATATTTATCAAGATTTAAATCTATAAATGATAATTACATCTTATCAGGCCACCTTGAAACATTAATAGAGCGGATTGCCATGAGCATGTCGCGTTTTCTTGTGGACTCGAACAGTCGTGTAATTTTGCTTCCCAAATCGGAAACGCCGGTCACATACAAAGTCGTAGATTTGCCTACTTCCAGAGATCTTACACTGTACAATTCGTATTTGCTAGACAAAGACACCTTATACGAGCTTGGAGATGTGCGAAACGACAACCCATATgtgaagaaggagaataTGCCGTTGTTGAAAAACGGCGATGCAGTCAAATCCTTTATCTTCGAAGATGAACAAAATGGTGAAGGAGCCATCATACAATCCAGTAGCGTTATAGTGAGCAGCAAGTTCGATCTTGCCTGGCTCCTAATTGCCATTTTCTACAAGCATAATCAGTTTTCGAAAAACTACATTTCTGCCGAGGATGTCATGGACAAAATTGCTGGCGTCTTCAGTGGAAACGGAAATGATCAATGGGTACATAAAATTCCATACTTTTTATATGAGCAAAGCTTAGCAAAGATCTCTGAAAGTATAGATGAGAGTGGTGATagctttttcaagttttcgttgaagaagagttttgagtttgttgaaaaaaaagtaGAACGTTTACAAACGTATTTTGCTAGTGGTGACAATTCTGTATTGGTGACTATCAAGGGGAAATTAACTGACACTACTCTTGCAGAGCATACAATTCCCGAGCCAATTTTGAAATCGATGGTGTTACGGTATGCTGTTGACTATGTTTGTGATTCGTATATAGGAAGtgagttcaagaaggagTTTATTTCTTTTGTCAAATACGATTTCTCTGATCTTGACAAGTACCTTGATGTGTTACAGGAAAGGCAGAAGAACCTCCAGATCGTCGAATCCAACATGAATTCTGTAGCCCAGACGTCTGCTTCGGCTtctaagaagaaggtcGAACTTAAGAAAgggaagaagaaggaggtcaagaagaaggtagCTGTGGGCAAAGGTGCGCTTGAtggattcttcaagaaggcCTAACAGTTTGTTCATATAGATCACTTACGATTAACGATAATATCAtaaatcagaagaatcaatCAGCCAATATGGTCATAGATTGGAATCATGATCATAATCACAATTCAAAAGTCATAATGAACAATTCATTATAAAATGCATATATCATTTTTCATAGAAATACACCATAACCATTACAGTCTTAATCATTCtcatattcttcattttcgttCATTGTATATACAAGGTAGAATTACACCAACTTACacattcttcttggccttgttcaagttctcgtAAAGCGACAAACCTGAAGTGATCATGCCTCCAAGATCTCCCAAATTCTGAGGTATGATGACAGTATTAGTCTCCTTAGCCAAGTTACCAAATTGTTTGATGTACTCTTGGGCCACTTGCAAGTTGACAGCCTCAGCACCGCCTGGCGTTTCTTTGATCGCTTGAGCAATCAATTTTAATCCCTTAGCTGTGGCTTCAGACTTGAGAAGAATCGATTGTGCTTCACCAGCAGCTTGGTTGATCTGTTCCTCTTTATTAGCTTCTGAAGCCAAAATGATCGATTGTTTTTCACCTTCAGAAATGTTGATTTTCGATTGTCTCTGACCCTCGGATTCTAAGATCTCGGCTCTTTTAGATCTCTCGGCGGAGACTTGACGGTGCATGGCATCGAGAACATTTTGAGGAGGGTGAATGTCTCTGATTTCGTATCTTAAGCATTCCACACCCCAATTGTCACGGGCAGCGTCGTTTATAACGTGgttgatattgttattcaacaactgtctttctttcaacacGGCATCTAAGGTCATAGACCCGATTTCCGATCTCATTGTAGTCTGAGCCAATTGACTGATAGCAAACTTGAAGTCCTCTACACCATAACTAGCCTTATATGGATCTATAACTTTGATATAGAGAATCCCGTCAAGCTCGAGCGATACATTATCGGACGTAATTGCATTCTGCGAAGGAATCTCAATAGCAGATTCTTTCAACGACTGGACATATGTGATCTTGTCAAGAATAGGAATAAGAAAAGTGAGACCTGGTTGGAGGATGCGATGGAACTTTCCCATTCTTTCAACGACCCAGGCTGTCTGTTGTGGCACGAATCGGATTACTGTGTTGGTGGGTAACTGCTCTCTTTGGAAAAAATTCAACGTCGACAGATACCCGTTGGAATTGCCTCCGAGGTTTCGGGTGAAGTTAGCAGACAATGCGCCTGAATTGGACCTTGCGCGGGCAAACGCAGTCAAGAGATTGGAAGAGTTTGCTCTGGTGGCAATGGAGATAGCTCTGACGGGAACCATAGGCATCGCAGCTGACTTGGCGATTGTGGAAATCATTTTGTAGGGGATTGATACGGGGATTTTGCGAAGTCTAGAGAAGCTTGCCTGGAAAATGGGTAAAAAATTCTGCCAAATTCTACAGATTTACAGAATGGTGAAATATTTCTGAACTGATCTAGTCTATGGAGTACAGTCTGGAAATGTAGCAATTCTATTTGGTTTTGTCGATAAGGTATCACCAATTTCTACAATCTGGTAGATGCTGTATGGCGAGTTTGGTAAAATTAGAGGGAAGATTTGGTACTTCTGGTGCGTTCCGCCACtaaaagaagttgaagaattgagaatCTTGTCTCAACTTTTGTATGACATTTTAGTCTTCGTAGTTGGTGGTATTCTCGTTGACCGTTTGTGCAGGAGCGAGCATCCTATTTTTCAGTACCAAATATCAGAGAAGAGCTCATCTTGAATAAGAAGAACGATATATGTTACTGCTATAGAGTACACATTTGATAGACTGTTGCATATGGAATAGAGTCCGGATATAACTACAGCACAGTCACATCACTGTAATATAAAATTTTTTCTCTGGTGGAATTATCAATTCAATATACTCAttacatttttcattagcatttttcatctttcaCAAATTATCAACTTTCATAAATATGTCTAGAAACACAGAGATCTCCACCAATGAGAGAACGTACTTCATTGAAGCTCTCAAATGTGGACTTAGACTCGATTCTAGAAGATTTGACGAAATCCGCGAACCACAGATCAGCCTATCCAAAACAGAATTTGGTTATGTGGAACTAGACTGGGGCTTGACCAAGTTAGCTGTGAGAGTATCAGCACAGATTGGGAAGCCATATGAAGATAGACCATTCGAGGGCCTTTTCCAGATCAACTGTGAAATCAGCTCCATGGCCTGGGCCCATTTCGAcaactccaagaactcAAACGAGGAAATTCTCATTGCAAGAATCATCGAGAAAGCCATCCGTAGATCCAACTCGCTTGACTTGGAAGCCTTATGTATTATAGCTGGTGAAAAAGTGTGGAATATCACTGTCGACTTGAACTTCCTCAATTTCGACGGCAACTTCGTTGACGTGGGCTGTTTCGGTGCCATGTTGGCGTTGCATCACTTTAAGAAGCCTGATATCAGCATTGTAAATGGCGGAGAAGACATCATTGTTCATGACATTGACGAGAGACAGCCTGTTCCGTTGAGTATTTTGCATGTTCCGATTTGTCTCACTTATTCGTTCTACAATCCCGGAAACAAAGagtccaacttgaagggcgaagatgatgatgaaatcTACCTCTTAGATGCTAATTTAATTGAAGAACAGGTTCGTGAAGGATCTATTGTGGTAACATTAAACAAAAACAGAGAATTGATTCAGCTTAGCAAGAATGGTGGAATACCGATCAGTGCcaatgttcttcttgatttgtCGTTCAAGTCGATGAAGATTGTAGATGAGTTGACGGAGTTAATCAAAAAGGTTATTCTGAAGCATGAAAAGGAGAGATACGAAGAGTTGAATCTCAAGATGTTGGAAGTAGGCGCGGATAGATAAAAAGGATTAGATATCTCGTAGTGTATGATAGACATTAATGGATTCTATGAATAGTTATATACGAACATAACGCAATAAGTATACAGTAAAGCACTACAAGACTACATTCATGAACTACAGCGTGACAAGAAGAGATTAATGTATTAACATGTATGTGTATAATGTATGAGATGGTGATCTAACATTAGTCCTGtggaagaaggaaagaaagaaaagttggTTCATTAGTTCATTAGTCGAATTAGTAATTATCACACTATATCGTCATTATTCTTAGTAATGTACGATTCACCATCATGATGTTGCTCCGCAGAGGATGAGTTGTCTATAAGCTCTGCGTGAGCAGTCTGATTAAAATGACTGTCTTCATAGGTTTCATTAAGTTCTTGGGATGCCGAGCCTCGTTCGTTAACAAATATAACGTCGCTTGTCTCGTTATCCAATTTTTCCAAGATCGAGAATTCGATAGGGAGATTGGAGTCTTTTCTGGATCTTCTCTTGATAtttttgttcaacttgccTCTGATGAGATTGAGCAAGTTGACTCGTTCCTCGCCGTCTCCTTTGGCAGAAGCCTTGGGAGTGTGCTTGTGGAAGACGTTGATTACTGGACTAGCCAACGTGTAGAGGAATTTTGTGCAACTCaccatcaacttcttgaagtgATTCGAGATAATCCACGAATAAAATAAGTATTCAAGATAGAAGACAAGTCCAGCGATCAAAAAACCCGCGAAAACGGCCAAACCGATGTGGTTGGCCATTCCTTTGATGAACTTAGCATCGTCCAAATGCCACGAAGAACCTGGAGCAATagcaaagaaagaataagGGTGGGTTTTGTAATCGTCAGGCATCAAAATGCGTACTTTTCCGGCCTCAGGAACTCCCCAACGCTTGTATTGTTTCCAAATAACCGAGAGAAATAACGGACCCGTGGAGAACATGATCGTGATATAAGGCACCAACCAGTTGCGCTGGTACGCCTGAAGAGAATCCAACACTTTGAGGAAGAAAGGGTGTTTGGGAATGGATCCCATAACGTCGTTGGAAATCCCAGTAGGAACAGTCTTTCTTACAAACGCTGGAACAGTCAAAAGAGGATCAAGCCTACGTTCGCAGCCATCGTCCAAGTCGATATAGACACCGCCGTGATGGAACAAAGCAAAGTATCTGATGGCATCGGCTCTCTCGATGGGATACGGATACGAGTCCCACGTTTTGAGAAACCAGGGGTACTCTTCCAGAATGAACTCACGAGCCATCTCGTCGGTCCAGAGGATGTATTTGTAGTCTGGATGCAAGTCGAGACAGGCCTGTTGGCCAGGCTTCCATATTTCTGGTATGGCTGTAGTTTTGTAGGTCTGGTGGATGATTTTGGGAATCAACATGGGACGATCAAGAATGCCGTTGTCCGGATTGAGCTCGACGTCGAGAAGCCCATCGGTGAAGGAGTCGTCGTGAAGAAGGGTGATCAAGTCAAAGGTCAAGTGGACGAGATAGACCACGAGAGCGACGTGGGCCCAGATGATGtacttcaattcttttcgCATAGTAAAATTGTTATATGAGAATGACAGGTGCGAAGCGAAGTGAAAATGAGAATGGTATGAGTTACGTGATGGATGTTATGAGCAGTGTGCTATGTGTGGATATGGATAGTGGGATAAGCGGGAATACTGCAATATATACTTTATAGATAGCCCTAGGGTTGAGTGTAGCTCAGACAGAAATTGCGTTTAAGAATACCAAAAATTCCAGGCTATGTTAGcatacaatttcaaatactttgcagcagaaacagaaacagattcTTGGGTTTCACGGGCTGCAGTTGAACACAAATGGCAGATTCGAAGCGATTGGAGCGAAGAGCCAAGTCCAATGATACGTGCTGTGGGCGATGGTTGGGCTGGGATGTTTTCTTTCGCTGACTACTGCGGCACGGATGTTGCTCTTGGGGCAGTCGGAGCGAAGCAGAATGCAGATGTGGGGAAGCGAAGCTCtagcagaagcagaaacagaGTCTTCGAGGACGAGACGTAGGTGTAACGTGTATGTTGGCGAAATTCAAAAGTCCACCACTGTGGAAAATTTATAAGGGCTGTAAAGCAAACTTATATACATTTGCAAAGTGCAGATTTAAGTATGGAGATCccaaaattcaaaattgaaaattcacCGTGTGATGGTTGGAAGTGTGTAAACGCACGACGGGAAATTTACAGGTTAGCAAAATAGGGGAAGTGCAAGCTGGTAGCGCCGCGGTTATCTGCAGTGCGTGCTGGGTCGAGTGTCTCAAACAAAAGTCACCGGTTTTAGTTTAGTTTGGGCCGACATGCGTATTTGGCGAGTCGGATTCCACGACTGATAAGCAGTTGCGAGAAGTCCAAGCGCAGCTTGTAGCCGTCAGGAAGCACTGGCGGCATACAGTGGCAGTTTCCACGACGGGATTTAGCGGACAGAAAAGGGACGGAGCCAATATGTAGTTTAGATAGCGAGCGGCCGAGGTCCAAAGAACGGTATAAAAATAGATAGCACAGCTTTGGTAGCAGATGACTTATCAATATCCACTTACGCTGGGAGAAGAGCATAAAAATAACTGGCAGAGAATGCAGAGGATGGCTTCGCCGAATAGTTTTGCGTTTGGCGGCACGCTTAAAATAGACAGAGAACTCCAGCATGACACCGGTGCTTCGGCCGTCTTCTTCTCGCTGACGTGAGGCTGGACGCCCGTAGCAGGAATCGGGAGATCATTACAGCTGGAGCTGGACAGAGAATGTATTGTGGTGGCCGCATTTCTAACTTTAGAGTTACAATAAAGAAGGTAGCATATGCTCCTGGTTGAGCGATTGCACCATTGCAAAATCCGTATACAATGGACTGGACTCTGAAGCCCAGTAGAGTGCTCTAACTGTACAGTACGCACGGATTCTACGCTGCTCCGTCTGCTCTTGTTGGTGGTGGCCGTGCGCTGTAGGCTTATTGTAGCAGTTCTACGCTGAGTCTAATgctcttttctcttttctgTGTTCTATTTTTTCCTCGCTAATGTGGATTCGTATGTCCAGCCATTATTAGAACCACGTCCCTGGAATTGGACAGAGATGATGTCACAGCTATGGCTCAGTCTTATCTTTCTGTCACTATCTTCGCTCTGGACAAGGCTTGGCCCACCAAACGTCCGGCCCATACTTGACTACCTCCGCTAACTATGGGGAACCTCATCAGCACTGCCCGTCTTGTGGGGAGTGCATGCAGGAGCAATTGTCTTTTTTCACCCAACATGCAAAGCTGAAATCTGCAGTTTAGCTGGTGAAAGTTGCGGGTTGGCGCCATTGCTTTTGTTGATATTTACTATTGTTTAGCTCTTCTACTGCACAAGCCTTAGAGTTTTCAGCCTCATCTcactttcaacaataagCGTGATTGTCGCATGCTGACGTAAGACCACGACTTGTCTGCGACCCTAGCGTAATTGAACCGTTTTTGCTACCGATGACAACTAGGAAAGAAAGTGGTGTCTATACCAAGTTGCGAGCTACAACAAGGAGCCCAACATGATACGTTCGGTTGTATCCCGTGAGCCTGTACTGCTTTGATATCTGCTGGCTGGCATGTGCTGGTGTCAAAGCGTTATCGCACTCCGCAAGATTTTCTGGCCCTGTTTCGGGATTTTATGGGGGAGCAGCTCTCTTGTCGTGGTGCTATACATGGCATAACAATAGCAATAGCTTGGCAGAAGCTGGGTACGACACAATAGTATGGTGtcactttttgcaattcagTTGAAATTAATTGCTCTGAAAAAGTAACTGGCACCGTTAAAAAGACACCTGACAATCGGTGGGAAAAAGACAATTTCGGCGGACGTATTTGTCCTTTGTCCTTTGTCCTCTGTCTTTTGTCTTT
It contains:
- a CDS encoding predicted protein, with translation MSLTDVSDSISVVVTETSQSSAVFQRQDPSFDSGIAPVYEDVEDQKDTETSFWYNLKLSDITRGVIYGIYYSRQHLFHSYFIIPLGIIVLFAVLYGLNQILANVIRIRFPASVLGMLINLVVLVVLNLVANIRSNHPEKGGVLTSISKGSAWLLTNYLTITKPPMNFSLKWINVFFIPSFIILPLSDPITFMECLKIAGVFVFGFLLLFCVDVYAIIGLKWTLNHFGIFRDDTKVSEATNSDDETNNDEESENEDIELEIIPSRGFNSHMRDDITTIDIQSLHPTRTEPSNNVIRHSSVSENPFDGGNVSTLSELTPENLIHPAPIHQRAHSIATPDPHLQLRSPDSAPTIMVSPESEDEIEFDRNSARSSSDTVASSEIFSPKLSEKSKKIVVFITSYFDWILYCVLFVVSLPLYYISSLHVFLPYHLGITILAYYIALLIPQKWPSTKKFAHPILISTLEILFVCFIGSLIYHRGELKGFLDDLRFYKTGKNYLNLFNNQIMLDNGQQSSIPDDNFTATPIWPGCGDVLSSLMDISIVSLSLPMFTHRKDFVRNFWVLMPPILLSVALTFFIYPVVSFNIGIESERSIGFIGRSVTLALGTPLIEGLGGSVSLMAVCTILSGICGVLIGDTLFDLLRVAKNDYVTRGVSLGINCGAIATAHLLNVDPRAASMSSLSFSVFGTVMVVMASVGAVRDMIRSWVGL
- a CDS encoding predicted protein gives rise to the protein MSRFLVDSNSRVILLPKSETPVTYKVVDLPTSRDLTSYNSYLLDKDTLYELGDVRNDNPYVKKENMPLLKNGDAVKSFIFEDEQNGEGAIIQSSSVIVSSKFDLAWLLIAIFYKHNQFSKNYISAEDVMDKIAGVFSGNGNDQWVHKIPYFLYEQSLAKISESIDESGDSFFKFSLKKSFEFVEKKVERLQTYFASGDNSVLVTIKGKLTDTTLAEHTIPEPILKSMVLRYAVDYVCDSYIGSEFKKEFISFVKYDFSDLDKYLDVLQERQKNLQIVESNMNSVAQTSASASKKKVELKKGKKKEVKKKVAVGKGALDGFFKKA
- the STM2 gene encoding stomatin family protein (may regulate cation conductance may link integral membrane proteins to the peripheral cytoskeleton), whose product is MISTIAKSAAMPMVPVRAISIATRANSSNLLTAFARARSNSGALSANFTRNLGGNSNGYSSTLNFFQREQLPTNTVIRFVPQQTAWVVERMGKFHRILQPGLTFLIPILDKITYVQSLKESAIEIPSQNAITSDNVSLELDGILYIKVIDPYKASYGVEDFKFAISQLAQTTMRSEIGSMTLDAVLKERQLLNNNINHVINDAARDNWGVECLRYEIRDIHPPQNVLDAMHRQVSAERSKRAEILESEGQRQSKINISEGEKQSIILASEANKEEQINQAAGEAQSILLKSEATAKGLKLIAQAIKETPGGAEAVNLQVAQEYIKQFGNLAKETNTVIIPQNLGDLGGMITSGLSLYENLNKAKKNV
- a CDS encoding predicted protein (go_function 3'-5'-exoribonuclease activity; RNA binding~go_process RNA processing), which codes for MSRNTEISTNERTYFIEALKCGLRLDSRRFDEIREPQISLSKTEFGYVELDWGLTKLAVRVSAQIGKPYEDRPFEGLFQINCEISSMAWAHFDNSKNSNEEILIARIIEKAIRRSNSLDLEALCIIAGEKVWNITVDLNFLNFDGNFVDVGCFGAMLALHHFKKPDISIVNGGEDIIVHDIDERQPVPLSILHVPICLTYSFYNPGNKESNLKGEDDDEIYLLDANLIEEQVREGSIVVTLNKNRELIQLSKNGGIPISANVLLDLSFKSMKIVDELTELIKKVISKHEKERYEELNLKMLEVGADR
- a CDS encoding predicted protein — translated: MRKELKYIIWAHVALVVYLVHLTFDLITLLHDDSFTDGLLDVELNPDNGILDRPMLIPKIIHQTYKTTAIPEIWKPGQQACLDLHPDYKYILWTDEMAREFISEEYPWFLKTWDSYPYPIERADAIRYFALFHHGGVYIDLDDGCERRLDPLLTVPAFVRKTVPTGISNDVMGSIPKHPFFLKVLDSLQAYQRNWLVPYITIMFSTGPLFLSVIWKQYKRWGVPEAGKVRILMPDDYKTHPYSFFAIAPGSSWHLDDAKFIKGMANHIGLAVFAGFLIAGLVFYLEYLFYSWIISNHFKKLMVSCTKFLYTLASPVINLNKNIKRRSRKDSNLPIEFSILEKLDNETSDVIFVNERGSASQELNETYEDSHFNQTAHAELIDNSSSAEQHHDGESYITKNNDDIV